A single window of Anomaloglossus baeobatrachus isolate aAnoBae1 chromosome 5, aAnoBae1.hap1, whole genome shotgun sequence DNA harbors:
- the LOC142312150 gene encoding uncharacterized protein LOC142312150: protein MDKDKDKMAERILHLTLEILFRLTGEDYTVVKKTSSERCQEPVSEGWGRPLSPITGPPPHPLIHEDINDQKILELTYKMIELLTGEVPIRCHYVTVYFSMEEWEYLDEHRDLYKDVMMEVPQPLISPVLSSKRTTPERCPRPLLPQDRKQENPSVPQDHQVPTISDPLSGDLLYKKIFLIDPSRIDKDRDKMAERILHLTLEILFRLTGEVRDSDDVTLHHSYLWE, encoded by the exons atggataaggacaaggacaagatggcggagaggatattacatctcaccctagagatcctcttccggcttactggagag gattacacagtagtgaagaagacctctagtgagcgctgtcaggagcctgtgtctgagggatggggaagacccctgagtccaatcacggggcctccacctcaccccctgatacatgaggacatcaatgaccagaagatcctagaactcacctacaaaatgattgagctgctgactggagag gttcctataaggtgtcattacgtcactgtctatttctccatggaggagtgggaataTTTAGACGAACACAGAGATCTGTACAAAGACGTCATGATGGAAGTTCCCCAGCCGCTcatatcaccag TTCTATCCagcaagaggacaacaccagagagatgtccccgtcctcttcttccacaggaccgtaaacaagaaaatcccagtgttcctcaggatcatcag gtccctacaatatctgaTCCTctgagtggagatcttctatataagaaaattttcctgattgacccgtCAAGGATTGataaggacagggacaagatggcggagaggatattacacctcaccctagagatcctcttccggcttactggagaggtgagagattctgatgacgtcacattacatcattcttatctatgggaataa